A single Musa acuminata AAA Group cultivar baxijiao chromosome BXJ2-1, Cavendish_Baxijiao_AAA, whole genome shotgun sequence DNA region contains:
- the LOC135599068 gene encoding photosystem I reaction center subunit N, chloroplastic-like yields MAAMNSGVLVCNYGLSGASDSNLKLISAPSLAITSASSPKLPVIRAQQARAGEREEVGGEGRRAALIGLAAALFTTAAATSSANAGVIDEYLERSKANKELNDKERLATSGANFARAYTVEFGTCKFPENFTGCQDLAKQKKVPFITDDLEIECEGKDKYKCGSNVFWKWTK; encoded by the exons ATGGCTGCCATGAACTCGGGCGTGTTGGTTTGCAACTACGGGCTATCCGGTGCGTCCGATTCCAACCTCAAGCTCATCTCGGCACCGTCCTTGGCGATCACGTCGGCTTCGTCCCCCAAGCTGCCGGTGATCAGAGCCCAGCAGGCTCGTGCAGGTGAGCGTGAGGAAGTAGGGGGCGAGGGAAGACGAGCTGCATTGATCGGCCTTGCTGCTGCCCTCTTCACCACGGCGGCTGCCACCTCCTCGGCGAATGCCGGCGTCATTGATGAGTACCTCGAGAGAAGCAAAGCTAACAAG GAGCTGAATGACAAAGAGAGGTTGGCAACCAGCGGAGCAAATTTCGCACGAGCATAcacagtagaatttggcacatgcAAGTTCCCTGAGAACTTCACTGGCTGTCAAGATCTGGCTAAGCAAAAG AAAGTACCTTTCATCACTGATGATCTGGAGATCGAGTGCGAAGGCAAGGACAAGTACAAGTGTGGATCTAACGTCTTCTGGAAATGGACCAAGTAG
- the LOC103972799 gene encoding carboxyvinyl-carboxyphosphonate phosphorylmutase, chloroplastic-like isoform X3, translating into MLDQAWPKKCGHMRGKQVIPAEEHAVKIASASDAIGDADFFLVVPTDARAISVNSGLSDAIARANLYMEAGADACFVEAPRDDDELREIGRRTNEYRVCNMIEGGITPLLQEMGFHLIVHPLTTLYASARGLIDILRDLKEAGTTRGQLHKLATFEEFNKLIELDSWFELEARYSKTRKFRSQVKN; encoded by the exons ATGCTG GATCAAGCTTGGCCAAAGAAGTGTG GACATATGCGTGGAAAACAG GTGATACCAGCTGAGGAGCATGCTGTGAAAATAGCATCTGCAAGTGATGCAATTGGTGATGCTGACTTTTTTCTTGTTGTCCCGACTGATGCTCGTGCAATCTCAGTTAACTCTGGTCTATCAGATGCAATTGCAAGAGCTAATCTCTACATGGAG GCAGGAGCAGATGCCTGCTTTGTGGAGGCACCAAGGGATGATGATGAACTGAGGGAAATTGGCAGGCGCACAAATGAGTACAGAGTGTGCAACATGATCGAGGGTGGAATTACACCTTTGCTCCAAGAAATGGGCTTTCATCTCATTGTTCACCCCCTCACTACTCTCTATGCATCTGCCCGTGGATTAATTGACATCCTCAGGGATCTGAAGGAAGCAGGAACCACTAGAGGCCAGCTCCACAAGCTTGCCACGTTTGAGGAGTTCAACAAACTGATTGAATTGGATTCATGGTTTGAACTTGAAGCTCGGTACTCCAAAACCAGAAAGTTCCGCTCACAAGTGAAAAACTAA
- the LOC103972799 gene encoding carboxyvinyl-carboxyphosphonate phosphorylmutase, chloroplastic-like isoform X2: protein MPGCYDALSAAIIQKSGFRAGFISGYALSASLIGKPDFGLLTPPEMAETARSVCAASPLIPIIADADTGGGNALNVQRAVEDLIATGVAGYFLEDQAWPKKCGHMRGKQVIPAEEHAVKIASASDAIGDADFFLVVPTDARAISVNSGLSDAIARANLYMEAGADACFVEAPRDDDELREIGRRTNEYRVCNMIEGGITPLLQEMGFHLIVHPLTTLYASARGLIDILRDLKEAGTTRGQLHKLATFEEFNKLIELDSWFELEARYSKTRKFRSQVKN from the exons ATGCCCGGGTGCTACGACGCGTTGTCGGCGGCCATCATCCAGAAATCGGGGTTCCGCGCCGGGTTCATCTCTGGTTATgctctctctgcctccctcattgGCAAGCCCGACTTCGGCCTCCTCAC ACCCCCGGAGATGGCGGAGACTGCTCGATCTGTGTGTGCGGCGTCTCCTTTGATTCCCATTATCGCTGATGCTG ATACGGGAGGCGGCAATGCTCTGAATGTACAGAGGGCCGTTGAAGATTTGATTGCCACTGGTGTTGCTGGTTACTTTCTTG AGGATCAAGCTTGGCCAAAGAAGTGTG GACATATGCGTGGAAAACAG GTGATACCAGCTGAGGAGCATGCTGTGAAAATAGCATCTGCAAGTGATGCAATTGGTGATGCTGACTTTTTTCTTGTTGTCCCGACTGATGCTCGTGCAATCTCAGTTAACTCTGGTCTATCAGATGCAATTGCAAGAGCTAATCTCTACATGGAG GCAGGAGCAGATGCCTGCTTTGTGGAGGCACCAAGGGATGATGATGAACTGAGGGAAATTGGCAGGCGCACAAATGAGTACAGAGTGTGCAACATGATCGAGGGTGGAATTACACCTTTGCTCCAAGAAATGGGCTTTCATCTCATTGTTCACCCCCTCACTACTCTCTATGCATCTGCCCGTGGATTAATTGACATCCTCAGGGATCTGAAGGAAGCAGGAACCACTAGAGGCCAGCTCCACAAGCTTGCCACGTTTGAGGAGTTCAACAAACTGATTGAATTGGATTCATGGTTTGAACTTGAAGCTCGGTACTCCAAAACCAGAAAGTTCCGCTCACAAGTGAAAAACTAA
- the LOC103972799 gene encoding uncharacterized protein LOC103972799 isoform X1, producing MNEWSDLEKKYFSLNAKAMNALFCALDKNEFNRVSLCETAFDIWRTLEITHEGTSRVKDSKVNILLHDFELFHMKPSETVVDMYTRFTDVVNGLKSLGKSFSDFELVNKVLRSLSKTWDSKVTAIQESKNLNQFPLEELIGSLITYEMTCNAREELENHLPKNRKDLGHRTFEDHSSISSSDGELKLQMKQKLKSKKNGTTCFERKKKDKNWDESSSSEDEEKINKGEVANYAFTPFDAEAGADACFVEAPRDDDELREIGRRTNEYRVCNMIEGGITPLLQEMGFHLIVHPLTTLYASARGLIDILRDLKEAGTTRGQLHKLATFEEFNKLIELDSWFELEARYSKTRKFRSQVKN from the exons atgaacgaatggtcggatttagagaagaagtatttttctttaaacgcaaaggctatgaatgccttattttgcgctttggacaaaaatgagttcaatcgggtttctttgtgcgaaacggctttcgatatttggcgcactcttgaaatcacgcacgagggaactagtagagtcaaagactcgaaagttaatattttactgcatgatttcgagctttttcatatgaaaccaagcgaaaccgttgttgacatgtacacccgttttacggatgtcgtcaatggtttaaaatcacttggtaaaagtttttcggactttgaactcgttaacaaagttttgcgctcactttctaaaacttgggattcaaaagtaactgctattcaagaatcgaaaaacttgaaccaatttccacttgaagaactaattggttcattgatcacatatgaaatgacgtgcaatgcacgtgaagaacttgagaaccaccttccaaagaacaggaaggatttgggacatagaacatttgaagaccactcgagcataagctcaagtgatggtgaacttaaactacaaatgaaacaaaaattaaaaagtaaaaagaacggaactacttgctttgaacgcaagaagaaggacaaaaattgggatgaatcaagctcctccgaagacgaggagaaaatcaacaaaggcgaggtggcaaactacgcctttacgcctttcgacgctgag GCAGGAGCAGATGCCTGCTTTGTGGAGGCACCAAGGGATGATGATGAACTGAGGGAAATTGGCAGGCGCACAAATGAGTACAGAGTGTGCAACATGATCGAGGGTGGAATTACACCTTTGCTCCAAGAAATGGGCTTTCATCTCATTGTTCACCCCCTCACTACTCTCTATGCATCTGCCCGTGGATTAATTGACATCCTCAGGGATCTGAAGGAAGCAGGAACCACTAGAGGCCAGCTCCACAAGCTTGCCACGTTTGAGGAGTTCAACAAACTGATTGAATTGGATTCATGGTTTGAACTTGAAGCTCGGTACTCCAAAACCAGAAAGTTCCGCTCACAAGTGAAAAACTAA